The following nucleotide sequence is from Halapricum desulfuricans.
GCGGGATTCGGGGTAGTAACCGGCCCATCGCATCGTTCCGTCCGGCTCGGTCGCGGCCAGCCAGACCCGATCACTGGTGGTGCCGACGAGGACCGGTCCGCCGGCGTCGACGATCCCATGACCGTACAGCTCCATCGGCCCCTCGGTGTACTCCTCGAAGTTCGGATCGAAGACGCGCGCCCATTCGACGGATCCCTCTCCACCGAGCGAGAGTAACAGCAGGTGGTTGTTTCCCGTCGCGAACTGGTTCGTCTGGGCTACTGCGTACGTCCCTGTCTGCCCGGCAGCGAGGTGTTCGACGATGTAGGCCTCCTCGCCGTGGGAGATCGTTCGTCGCCAGGATTCCTCGCCGTCGGCGTAGGAGACGAGCCACACGTCTCCGGCGTTCAATCCGCCTGCCAGCACGCCTTCGTGGGTGGTCGTGACCGACCAGAATTGCGTGTCGGGCCCCGTATCCTCGACGGTCTGCTCCCACGTGATCGATCCGTCAGGGCCGATTCGGTGACAGATCGCACCCAGCTCTTCCGAATTGCCCTCGAGCGTCCCCGCTCCGAGGAGTGAGTCACCGTCGACGGTTACAGCGGCGTAGACGGTTCGCCAGTCGGTATCGAACGCGAACTCGGAGTCAACACCACGGAACCACGACGCTTCCCGGTCGTCCTGCTCTCGTTGTCCGCTCACGACGAGTCGCTCTCCAAGCTGTTCCAGATGCCAGACCCTGTTCGACGGGACCGCGTCCAGCGTCCGGGAACCGACCACCTCTCCGTTCGGCGAGAATTCCCTCAGTTCGGGCGTCTCGTAGCCGTCCTGCGAACGGCCGTACACGAGCGTCGTCCATCCACTCTGCCGGTCGACGACGTCGACAATCCCTCGGGCAACATCCGATTCGTAGACCTGCTCTCCATCGAACGAGGGCGGGTCGGCCACGTCGTCGGGGACGGCCTCGAACCCCAGCGGATCGGGACCCGCGAAAGGATACTCCGTCTCTGAGTCGCCCGGTGCTCGTCGACCTGGTGCGGCCAGACATCCCGCGGAGAGGACGCCGCCGGCCGCCGCGACGAACGCGCGACGCGAGGACCGTGTCATGGTATGGTATTTGCCCACATACTACTAAGTATCTGCGACGGTCCCGTGTCTGCGATCGGTTTCGTACCCGCGACCATCTCTCGACTGGCCTTCCGGAAACACGCCTCTTAAACAGTCTCGACGGTTAAGACGGTCCAATGAGCCAAGAACGGACCGAAGGCGATCTCCGCAATACCGGCCTCTCTCTCAAGCACGACCGCGAGTGGGACTACGAACTCGATCGGATTATTTCCGAAGTCAACGAGCGCGATGCCACCTCCGTCGGGTTGCAGTTCCCCGAGGGGCTCAAACGGCGCGGTCCCGCCGTCGTCGACGACCTCCGGTCGGAGCTTCCAGACGACGTGAACGTGTTGCTGTCGGGCGAACACTGTTACGGTGCCTGTGACCTGGACACCGATCTCATGCGCCGGACGGACGTGTTCGTCCACTTCGGTCACTCCCCGATGAAACAGTCCGAGAAGATCATCTACGTCCCGCTGTTCTCGAACGTGGACGTCTTCCCCATCATGGAACGGGCCTTCGAGGAGAGGCTCGCCCCGCCCGAGGAAGACGACGACGTCGGGCTCGTGACGACCGCTCAGCACATGAACAAGTTCGACGAGATGCGCGAGTGGCTCGAAGAGCGGGGATACACGGTCCACACGCGCCGGGGCGACGAGCGGCTGACCCACGAGGGGCAGGTCCTGGGCTGTAACTACGCCAGCGCGGACGTCGACGCCGACCAGATCCTCTATGTCGGCGGCGGGAAGTTCCACCCGCTGGGACTGGCGATGGAACACCCCAAGAAGACGGTCGTCATCGCCGACCCGGTGAACAACGTCCTCGATCTGGCAGACTCCGAGAAGTTCATGAAACAGCGCTACGCCGCCGTCCACAAGGCGATGGACGCCGAGACGTGGGGCGTCATCTTCTCGACGAAGATCGGGCAGGGCCGCTGGGAGACGGCACGGGAAATCGTCGAGAGCAACGACGACGCCTACATGATCACGATGGACGAGGTCACGCCCGACCGACTGACGAACTTCGGGCTCGACGCCTACGTCAACACCGCCTGTCCGCGGATCACGACCGATGACGGCCCGCAGTTCAAACAGCCGATCCTCACCCCCCAGGAGTACCGGATCGCGGTCGGCGAGCAATCCCTCGAAGACCTGGAGTTCGACACGTTCCACGGCACCTGGTAATACTGTCGGCGATACCGGCGGCACCGGGAATCCGGGAGTTCTTGCCCTGAAAGGTCCGGACAAGCAGGTTGACCCGGGGGGCAACCGCGGCCACCCAGACGGTCAAGCTCGCGAGCGTGAGGGTCATCGACAGGAAGCCGAAACCCAGCCTAACGCGTAGGCGAGAGCCGCCGCGACGTTCTCCTCGAGACCCGTGCTCGTGACGTGATCTGGTTCGGAGGTCGCCTCGGGCCGGACAGCCGGTGTTGAATCTATGCGTCTCACTCCCACCTCGCGCGGATCTCGTTGTGCTCCAGCAGGACCGCAATGTCATCCAGCGTGACGTCAGAGTGCACAACATAGGGGAGCCAGCCGGTCGCGGTCGCGGTGGGGACAAGGACAGTCTGCCAATCGTAGTAGCCCTGCTCCTGGGTGAAATCGACCATATACGCACTCTCGCCCTCTTCGGGCGGGTCACCGACGATTTCGAAATCCCGATCTGATAAGTAATTAAACAGAAGGTCCTTGCGTTCGAGCTGGATTCCTGCGGCCAACACGTCGATGTGATCGTGATTCGGCGGAGCTACGTCGACATTTGCCGTCGAGTTCTCCGCAGCCACCGTCAAAATGAGCCACTGGCTCGACCCCGGCGGAGTCGGTCGTATCGAATATTCTCCCTCGTACGGGTTACCCGCACCCCCGTACTCGTAGATAGTTACATCGAGAGTGTCTTGTAACGAGGGTTGCATGGAGACGTCGAGTCCATCGTAATACGAGATCGCTTCACCGAGGGAGGCCTGTGGCGGTGTGACCGCGAGTTCCCATTCGGTGAGGATGTCGGAGAACTGATCCACATCAGCGACGGCGAAGGTGATGTCACCGGTGGCCGGCGGGATGATGTCGAAGGTCTTCGTCTCCGACTGACCGGCCGGGATGTCCCAGACGACGTTCGTTCCCTGGACGCGCGTCCAGCCGGGATCTACGTTTGTTTCCCACCAGATTTCAGAACTCGTCTGGATCGGTTCGTTTCCGGCTTCCATCGTGACGTCCAGGGAGTAATCGACACCCCATTCGAGTGCTGCCGTGGACGGTTCGACAGTGACGGAGAACTCTCCTTCCCCCGCAGTGTCGGTGCCGTCACTGGTTTCTCGAGTGGTCCCGGTCTCCGTTGTCTGTACATCGGAATCGTTCGAGCCGCAACCGGCGAGAAACGTTAGCCCAGCTACTGCTCCGGTCGCGACGAAGGTTCTGCGTCTCATACATACATACTATGATTTATCAGAGAATAGTTATGTAGTAGCTACCCGCAGGACACCATGGAGAACGGTAATCTTACCACTAATCCCACAAGTGGGAGGAGTCGCGGCGCAGGATACACCGTCTGTATCGGTCACAGTGGTATTGATGGTATATATTCCGTTACGTGAGGCGATACGAACTCACACGCCGGTCCCTACTAGGAGAGTTGCTACCGTCGGCGGTGTCGCTCTGGGATGGTCCGTCCCGGTAAGTGCTGTGATTCCCGACAGAGATTACCACCAGACATACAACAGATCTTTCAATGCACGCAGTGTATTGCCGATGATGGTCACGAAGAGCGCGCTCGCCCAGCAGCTGGGCGTCGTCGCCGGGTTCGACGACCCGCGAGCGCCCTTAGAGCAGTATCGCACGCCGCCGGAAGTCGCGGCCAGCCTGATCCACACGGCGGACCTGCAGGGCGACATCGAGGACCGGACGGTGATCGACCTCGGCTGTGGCACGGGCATGCTCGCGCTGGCGGCCGCGTTGCGCGGGCCACGGCGAGTCGTCGGGCTGGACCTCGATCCGGCCCCATTGGCGACCGCTCGGGACAACGAACGCCGCGTCGGGACGACCAGCGCCGTCGAGTGGATCCGTGCCGACGCCACGCGTCCGCCGCTGTCGATCGACGACGCGACCGTCGTGATGAACCCGCCCTTCGGCGCACAGGCGGGCAACGAGCACGCCGACCGCGCGTTTCTGGAGACGACTGCCGGGATCGCCGCCGTCTCCTATTCGATCCACAACGCGGGCAGCCGCGAGTTCGTCGAGTCGTTCGCCGCGGACAACGGCGGGGAAGTCACCCACGCGTTCGCGGTCGAACTCGACCTCCCCCGGCAGTTCGAGTTCCACGAGGCAGAGCGCGAGACGATCGACGCTGAGGCGTTCCGGATCGAGTGGACGTCGTCCGAGAACCGCTCCAGACAGGACTAGTCCCGTCGCGTCGGCGGCACCTTCTTGTTCGCGACACGGACGCGCGTGCCGTCGTAACTGGCGTAGAGGTCGTTCCCGTCGCGCTCGAACTGGATGTCCCCGACGGTCGTGTTCGCACCCGACTCGGGCAGGCCGCCGATGCCGACCGTTTCGTTGTCGGTGTTCACGACGACCTCGAAGTCCGTCCCGACCGACCGCAGCGTCATCGATCGGTTCGCGATCGTCGCCTCGGCGGTCGCCGGGCCGGAGGCGAACGCCAGCCTGGCCGGGCCGTCCGGCGGGTGCAACCGCACGCGGTAGGCCTCGTCGCCGCCGACGACCGACCAGCCCGTGCGCGTGACGCCGACCGTCTCGCGCCAGCCGACGCCGCCGACGGTGACTCGCACGTACCCACTGGACGCCAGACGTGATTTCGAGGCCGCGAGCTGCCAGACGTTTCGCCGCTCGCTGTAGACGATCACGCCGCTTGAGTCGACTGAGGTCACCTGCTGGAGGCCCGGGACGTCGACGACCGAGTACAGCTGGTTGGTGACGTTCTCGGCGTAGCCGACCTGATAGTCCTCGACCTCCACGGGATCGTTCGGCAGTTCGGTCGGTTCGACCGTCTGGAGGTGCGTTACGACGCCGACGAGCGAGAGCGTGAGGACGATCGTCACGAGCAGGGCGGCGGCGGTCTGCCCGCGAGACGGGGCCTCATCGACGAGTCGTGCCGGGAGCCGCGAGGGCCACGGGAGCGAGGGCCGAGACGGCCGGGTCGCTGCGACGACGACGGCCCCCGCAAGCAGGAAGACGAACGCGACCCCGACGCCACGAAAGAGCGCGTACCGGCCGTTGCCCAGCGGCAGGTACGCAAGCCACAGTTGCTGGACGACCCCGAACAGCACGGCAGCGAACCAGATCCAGGCCGCTCGCGGGCGCTCGTTTCGTCGTCGCCACAGCGCGACCCCGAGCAACACGCCAACCAGAAAGCCGAGGAGGTGGCCGGTCACGGCGATGTCTGCGAACCAGACGTCGACGTACCCGACCCGCGGCGAGTAGGTCGCTACCGGGCTCGTGAAGGCGTCATAGAGCGCACGCACCACGTCGGTCAACAGCAGACCGACGACCGTCGTCAGCGGTCGCACGACGAGCGCGAACCCGGCCAGCGCGTAGACGACGCCCGAGAACCCGATGACCGGACCCGGCACGAACGCCGAGGTGACGATCCCGACGAGTGCGACCGCGCCCACGAACAGCAGGGGCCGGACGTATGGACTTGCTCGGGACGCGTAATCGACCTGAGCGCCACGTTTCGTGGGGAAGTGGCTGTATCCGTACTCGGCTATCGAGCCGAACACGGCGAGTGCGACGAGATTGCCGAGCAGGTGCGAGAAACTCCCGTGGCTGAACGACGCCGTGAGCACGCCCAGCGGGTACTCGTAGGACCAGGCCACGAACGCGTAGGTGACCGGCTGGCGCGGGTCGAAGATGTCCCCGCTGTAGGCCCCCTGAACGAACAGGAAGACGACGAGCAGGAACAGCATCATCAGGACGGTTCCCCATGGGACGCCCAGCAGCAGTCGGGAGCGAAGCCGGTTCGTCCGCGCCCGAACCGGACCGGCCAGTCGGTAGCAGACCAGCGTCGAGAGGGCAGCGACCGCGACCAGCAGGAGTTGCGTCGGCCACGGCGGCGCGTCCAGCACGGCGTCGATCCCTCCCTGCAGGACCGCCGCCTCACTCAGCCATCCGAACATGCCCGGAAGATGGGTATCCGATCCGTTTATATCCCCTGTGTCGGCACGCCGAGCGAGGGGACGACCGACGCCCCCATAGTGGTTGCTGTACGTCCGTTCCGGGTCAACCGCACGACTGCGTGCGGTCACACCGATAAATCGTTACAGCAACCACTATCAGAACAGCCCGACGCCGACCGCGTAGGGCCACTCGACGCCGCCGAGCGCCAGAAACGCCAGCGTGCCGCCCAGAAGCGCGGTGTTCTTCAGAAAGCTCGTCATCTCGCTCTGCTGTTGCTCCTCGGGGACCGCCCAGAAGTCGTGCATCGTCGGGGTCGCCACGAGCAGGAAGACGGCGATCGCACCGGCGGCGACCACGGGGAACGCGCCGAGTGCGATCCCGATTCCGCCGGCGATCAACTGGACGCCGGTCGCCGGAACGAGCAATGCCGCCGCCGGGATTCCTTTGGCCTGGCTGTAGGCGATCATCCCGTCCGGATCGAGCAGGTGATTGACTCCGGTGAACGCCAGTACGAGGCCGAAAAGGACACGCGCCAGCAGGAACGCCTCGCCGGCACCGGCCGCTTCGAAGACCATCAGGCCCTCCCCCCGGCTGGCGGTTGTTCCGTGTTCGATACGACTCGCAGTCGGTTCGATAGAGCGACTTTCACGACAATACCTGGTTAGTAACCGAACCCATTTATCGATTCGCGGACATAGACGTAACCAGATAGCGCCGATGTCATCGGAACTCACTACCACGGACGAACAGGCCGGCCCGTGTCCGGTCGTCAGAACGATCGAACAGATCGGTTCGGAGTGGCGACTGGTCGTCCTCCACGAACTGCAGAACGGCGAGCGCCGGTTCAACGAACTCAAGCGGGCGACGGACGCGAGCGCGCGGACCCTCTCGCGGGTGCTCGACGACCTGCAAGAACAGGGATTCGTCACGCGAC
It contains:
- the dph2 gene encoding diphthamide biosynthesis enzyme Dph2 — encoded protein: MSQERTEGDLRNTGLSLKHDREWDYELDRIISEVNERDATSVGLQFPEGLKRRGPAVVDDLRSELPDDVNVLLSGEHCYGACDLDTDLMRRTDVFVHFGHSPMKQSEKIIYVPLFSNVDVFPIMERAFEERLAPPEEDDDVGLVTTAQHMNKFDEMREWLEERGYTVHTRRGDERLTHEGQVLGCNYASADVDADQILYVGGGKFHPLGLAMEHPKKTVVIADPVNNVLDLADSEKFMKQRYAAVHKAMDAETWGVIFSTKIGQGRWETAREIVESNDDAYMITMDEVTPDRLTNFGLDAYVNTACPRITTDDGPQFKQPILTPQEYRIAVGEQSLEDLEFDTFHGTW
- a CDS encoding METTL5 family protein — translated: MVTKSALAQQLGVVAGFDDPRAPLEQYRTPPEVAASLIHTADLQGDIEDRTVIDLGCGTGMLALAAALRGPRRVVGLDLDPAPLATARDNERRVGTTSAVEWIRADATRPPLSIDDATVVMNPPFGAQAGNEHADRAFLETTAGIAAVSYSIHNAGSREFVESFAADNGGEVTHAFAVELDLPRQFEFHEAERETIDAEAFRIEWTSSENRSRQD
- a CDS encoding rhomboid family intramembrane serine protease; protein product: MFGWLSEAAVLQGGIDAVLDAPPWPTQLLLVAVAALSTLVCYRLAGPVRARTNRLRSRLLLGVPWGTVLMMLFLLVVFLFVQGAYSGDIFDPRQPVTYAFVAWSYEYPLGVLTASFSHGSFSHLLGNLVALAVFGSIAEYGYSHFPTKRGAQVDYASRASPYVRPLLFVGAVALVGIVTSAFVPGPVIGFSGVVYALAGFALVVRPLTTVVGLLLTDVVRALYDAFTSPVATYSPRVGYVDVWFADIAVTGHLLGFLVGVLLGVALWRRRNERPRAAWIWFAAVLFGVVQQLWLAYLPLGNGRYALFRGVGVAFVFLLAGAVVVAATRPSRPSLPWPSRLPARLVDEAPSRGQTAAALLVTIVLTLSLVGVVTHLQTVEPTELPNDPVEVEDYQVGYAENVTNQLYSVVDVPGLQQVTSVDSSGVIVYSERRNVWQLAASKSRLASSGYVRVTVGGVGWRETVGVTRTGWSVVGGDEAYRVRLHPPDGPARLAFASGPATAEATIANRSMTLRSVGTDFEVVVNTDNETVGIGGLPESGANTTVGDIQFERDGNDLYASYDGTRVRVANKKVPPTRRD
- a CDS encoding DoxX family protein is translated as MVFEAAGAGEAFLLARVLFGLVLAFTGVNHLLDPDGMIAYSQAKGIPAAALLVPATGVQLIAGGIGIALGAFPVVAAGAIAVFLLVATPTMHDFWAVPEEQQQSEMTSFLKNTALLGGTLAFLALGGVEWPYAVGVGLF
- a CDS encoding winged helix-turn-helix transcriptional regulator → MSSELTTTDEQAGPCPVVRTIEQIGSEWRLVVLHELQNGERRFNELKRATDASARTLSRVLDDLQEQGFVTRRLEEDAPVASYYRLTEKGESLCPVFDAIESWGEEWLAEADA